TCCGCCCCCACCTGGTGACTCCGGTCCCGGCTCCGGCGGCACTTATTTCTCCCCTCTGGTCATAGCAGTCATCGGCATATTGGCAAGCGCCTTCCTCTTGGTAAGCTACTACACCATCATCACCAAGTattgcaggaggaggaggaacagtTACGCTTTGGACTTGGCTGATACCAATTCGGACCATCAGATGAATGGCGGGTCGTGGCAAAACGCCGCGTCGGGCGGGCTTGATGAGGCGGCGATCAAGTCGATAGCCGTCTGCAAGTACAAGAGAGGCGACGGCCTCGTCGAGGGCACGGATTGCTCGGTCTGCCTCAGCGAGTTTCAGGAAGACGAGAGCCTGAGGCTGTTGCCCAAATGCAGCCACGCTTTCCACCTACCTTGTATCGATACCTGGCTCAAGTCGCACTCGAGTTGCCCGCTCTGCCGATCTAACATCGCGTCTGCGAATCACGACCCCCCGCCGATGACTCTTCCGCAGGATACAGCGCCGGCCCGAGAAGCTCCTCCGGCGAGCAATGATGTCGAAGCACTAGGATCCCGGCATAGAGATGAGACTGTCCTAGAGATTCACGATCATTTCAGGACCGAGGACCGTGACGCCGCCGCCGTCGGCATTGGGGCTAGCGACGGCCTCGCCACTTCGAAGTCTCCAATTCGAACTGCAGGGGTAACTGAAGATAGGGAAATCGAAATTGGGCAAGATGGTGCTCAAACAATGAGGAGATCGGTGTCCTTGAACTCCGGCCTATCGCAAGGACGGGTCTCGATCACGGACATTTTGCAGGATCGCGACGAACATAATGACGATCATCTCGACTGCATTCGAGTGGAGGATGTGCAAGTTGCAATGGGAATTGGACCCTCAAAGCCACTAGGTGGAGAAGATTCCAACTCCAGCCACAGAACAAGAGTTGCGACGCCACAAATGGAAAGGAGTCCACCAGAGATGAAGAGATCGATTTCTGCAGGGAGGTTCATGTTTGGAAGGCACGGGAGAGGCAGGAATTTCATCTAACCC
This sequence is a window from Rhodamnia argentea isolate NSW1041297 chromosome 3, ASM2092103v1, whole genome shotgun sequence. Protein-coding genes within it:
- the LOC115757157 gene encoding RING-H2 finger protein ATL52-like, with protein sequence MGSSGSPNPWAPYDTYKDCSLGICSIYCPQWCYIVFPPPPPGDSGPGSGGTYFSPLVIAVIGILASAFLLVSYYTIITKYCRRRRNSYALDLADTNSDHQMNGGSWQNAASGGLDEAAIKSIAVCKYKRGDGLVEGTDCSVCLSEFQEDESLRLLPKCSHAFHLPCIDTWLKSHSSCPLCRSNIASANHDPPPMTLPQDTAPAREAPPASNDVEALGSRHRDETVLEIHDHFRTEDRDAAAVGIGASDGLATSKSPIRTAGVTEDREIEIGQDGAQTMRRSVSLNSGLSQGRVSITDILQDRDEHNDDHLDCIRVEDVQVAMGIGPSKPLGGEDSNSSHRTRVATPQMERSPPEMKRSISAGRFMFGRHGRGRNFI